A single window of Modestobacter italicus DNA harbors:
- the nadD gene encoding nicotinate-nucleotide adenylyltransferase — translation MAGRRLGVMGGTFDPVHHGHLVAASEVAGLFGLDEVVFVPTGAPWQKSDRGVSPAEDRYLMTVIATASNPRFSVSRVDVDRGGPTYTIDTLTDLQRQHPDAELFFITGADALAQIVSWRETDKLFQLAHFVGVTRPGYQLADGDLPPGAVSLVEVPALAISSTDCRDRVRRGMPVWYLVPDGVVQYIEKRGLYRGGPSRPGEVLPGTGLRLLGAPRATGASAAEDSATPAPTRPSLPDDPAPGDTTSPDLQEIPR, via the coding sequence GTGGCAGGACGTCGGCTCGGGGTGATGGGTGGCACGTTCGACCCCGTCCACCACGGTCACCTGGTGGCGGCGAGCGAGGTCGCCGGGCTGTTCGGGCTCGACGAGGTGGTGTTCGTCCCGACCGGCGCACCGTGGCAGAAGTCCGACCGCGGGGTGAGCCCGGCCGAGGACCGCTACCTGATGACCGTGATCGCGACCGCCTCCAACCCGCGGTTCTCGGTGAGCCGGGTCGACGTCGACCGCGGCGGCCCGACGTACACCATCGACACGCTCACCGACCTCCAGCGGCAGCACCCCGACGCCGAGCTGTTCTTCATCACCGGCGCCGACGCGCTCGCCCAGATCGTGAGCTGGCGGGAGACCGACAAGCTGTTCCAGCTCGCCCACTTCGTCGGCGTCACCCGGCCGGGCTACCAGCTCGCCGACGGCGACCTCCCGCCCGGTGCGGTCAGCCTCGTCGAGGTGCCGGCGCTGGCGATCAGCTCCACCGACTGCCGGGACCGGGTCCGCCGCGGGATGCCCGTCTGGTACCTGGTCCCCGACGGCGTGGTGCAGTACATCGAGAAGCGCGGGCTCTACCGCGGCGGGCCGTCCCGCCCCGGTGAGGTGCTCCCCGGCACCGGCCTCCGGTTGCTCGGCGCCCCCCGCGCCACCGGCGCCTCCGCCGCCGAGGACTCCGCGACCCCCGCCCCGACCCGGCCGTCGCTGCCCGACGACCCAGCCCCCGGGGACACCACGTCCCCCGACCTGCAGGAGATCCCCCGATGA
- a CDS encoding ComEC/Rec2 family competence protein, translating into MTAPRSGPPVRRVRSRERWSWVDLRLVPPAGTVWAGTLAARGLPAGPSLAVAAGAAVAAGLLLLRTARGRSGPAGAVAVGCLAALTVVGAVAAVRAEARTASPLPGLAARAAVVPVVVELDDDPRPLTGAGEPRVLVPATATEVDGHRTGGDPVLVFGPADQWTGLLPGQSVRLRVAVRAAEPGDDVLAVLSARSAPSRLAGPGAVQTAAGALRAGLARSAERTLPGRPAGLLPGLVVGDTSGMDPALTAEFRRAGLSHLTAVSGANVAIVVALVLWPLRARGADRRVQAAVGVLAVVGFVVLARPGASVLRAAVMGGVALLALASGRPRAAVPALAASVVLLLLVEPALATDAGFALSVAATAGIVLLAPSWSRALRGHRFPRPVADAVAVSAAAGLVTAPLVAALSGVVSVVSLPANLLAAPAVAPATVLGLLAALVSPVLPAGADALSWLAGWPVRWLVLVAEQAAAVPDGATGWAGGAPGAVLLAALIGGAAWALLRWPRLRWVALAALVGALLLGWPLRQVNRGWPLADTVVVACDVGQGDALVVPTGPGEAVLVDAGPDGALVAGCLDRLGVQRLPLVLLSHLDADHVAGLAGALAGRQVDEVATGALTPTDERVPALERVVAAAGARHVVLAPGERRTVGAAAVEVLAPDPARAVAGAEPNDLSMVARVTVRGLRVLLTGDLGAEAEARLVTAGTDLSADVLKVPHHGSADADPGFLAASGAVVALVSVGADNSYGHPADRLLDLLAADGMRTYRTDRDGDVAVVGRAGEWGVAVRGPDVVQRATAAGAPGVPAGTPAGPAAARSRRHRVAAWPRGTQRSSTARTDVAAAHRGRRGGAAPGPRRVRGPGRGARAARRQRGARAGRGRPPDR; encoded by the coding sequence GTGACCGCCCCGCGGTCCGGGCCCCCGGTGCGGCGGGTCCGGAGCCGGGAGCGGTGGTCCTGGGTCGACCTGCGGCTGGTGCCCCCGGCGGGGACGGTGTGGGCAGGCACGCTCGCGGCGCGCGGGCTGCCGGCCGGGCCGTCGCTCGCCGTCGCGGCCGGCGCCGCCGTGGCGGCAGGTCTCCTCCTGCTCCGGACGGCCCGGGGCCGGTCCGGACCTGCCGGTGCCGTGGCCGTCGGCTGCCTGGCGGCGCTCACCGTGGTCGGCGCGGTCGCCGCCGTCCGGGCCGAGGCGCGCACCGCCTCACCGCTGCCGGGGCTCGCGGCCCGGGCGGCGGTCGTGCCGGTCGTCGTCGAGCTGGACGACGACCCCCGGCCGCTCACCGGGGCAGGGGAGCCCCGGGTGCTGGTCCCGGCCACCGCCACCGAGGTCGACGGCCACCGGACCGGCGGCGACCCGGTGCTCGTCTTCGGGCCGGCGGACCAGTGGACCGGGCTGCTGCCCGGCCAGTCGGTGCGGCTGCGGGTCGCCGTCCGCGCGGCCGAGCCGGGGGACGACGTGCTGGCCGTCCTGTCGGCGCGGTCGGCGCCGAGCCGCCTCGCCGGCCCCGGCGCGGTGCAGACCGCCGCGGGTGCCCTGCGGGCCGGCCTCGCCCGGTCGGCCGAGCGCACCCTGCCGGGACGCCCGGCGGGGCTGCTGCCCGGGCTGGTCGTCGGCGACACCAGCGGCATGGACCCGGCGTTGACCGCCGAGTTCCGGCGGGCCGGGCTGTCCCACCTGACCGCGGTCTCCGGGGCCAACGTCGCGATCGTCGTCGCCCTGGTGCTGTGGCCGCTGCGGGCGCGCGGGGCCGACCGGCGGGTCCAGGCCGCCGTCGGTGTGCTCGCCGTCGTCGGGTTCGTGGTGCTCGCCCGGCCGGGTGCCAGCGTGCTGCGCGCCGCGGTGATGGGCGGGGTCGCGCTGCTCGCGCTGGCCTCGGGACGCCCCCGGGCGGCGGTGCCGGCGCTGGCCGCCTCGGTGGTGCTGCTGCTCCTGGTGGAGCCGGCGCTGGCCACCGACGCCGGCTTCGCGCTGTCCGTGGCCGCCACCGCCGGCATCGTGCTGCTGGCGCCGTCCTGGTCGCGGGCGCTGCGCGGGCACCGGTTCCCGCGCCCGGTCGCCGACGCCGTGGCGGTCAGCGCCGCCGCCGGGCTGGTCACCGCACCCCTGGTCGCGGCACTGTCCGGGGTGGTGAGCGTCGTCTCGCTGCCGGCCAACCTGCTGGCCGCGCCGGCGGTGGCACCGGCGACCGTGCTCGGCCTGCTGGCGGCGCTGGTGTCGCCGGTCCTCCCCGCGGGTGCGGACGCGCTCAGCTGGCTCGCCGGCTGGCCGGTGCGCTGGCTGGTGCTCGTCGCCGAGCAGGCCGCCGCGGTGCCCGACGGCGCCACCGGCTGGGCTGGCGGTGCCCCGGGGGCCGTGCTGCTCGCCGCGCTGATCGGCGGCGCCGCGTGGGCCCTGCTGCGCTGGCCGCGGCTGCGGTGGGTGGCGCTGGCCGCGCTGGTCGGCGCGCTGCTGCTGGGCTGGCCGCTGCGCCAGGTGAACCGGGGCTGGCCGCTGGCGGACACCGTGGTCGTCGCCTGCGACGTGGGGCAGGGAGACGCGCTGGTGGTGCCGACCGGGCCGGGGGAGGCGGTGCTCGTCGACGCCGGACCGGACGGCGCCCTCGTCGCCGGCTGCCTGGACCGGCTCGGGGTGCAGCGGTTGCCGCTGGTGCTGCTCTCGCACCTGGACGCCGACCACGTCGCCGGGCTGGCCGGGGCGCTGGCCGGCCGGCAGGTCGACGAGGTGGCGACCGGCGCGCTGACCCCGACCGACGAGCGGGTGCCGGCGCTCGAGCGGGTGGTCGCGGCCGCCGGTGCCCGGCACGTCGTGCTGGCCCCCGGGGAGCGGCGGACCGTGGGCGCGGCCGCGGTCGAGGTGCTGGCCCCCGACCCGGCCCGGGCGGTCGCCGGTGCGGAGCCGAACGACCTGAGCATGGTGGCGCGGGTGACCGTGCGCGGCCTGCGGGTGCTGCTCACCGGAGACCTGGGAGCCGAGGCGGAGGCGCGCCTGGTGACCGCCGGCACCGACCTGTCGGCCGACGTGCTGAAGGTGCCGCACCACGGCAGTGCCGACGCCGACCCGGGTTTCCTCGCCGCCAGCGGGGCGGTGGTCGCGCTGGTGTCGGTCGGTGCGGACAACAGCTACGGCCACCCCGCCGACCGGTTGCTGGACCTGCTGGCCGCCGACGGCATGCGCACCTACCGCACCGACCGGGACGGCGACGTCGCGGTGGTCGGCCGGGCCGGGGAGTGGGGCGTCGCGGTCCGGGGTCCGGACGTGGTCCAGCGGGCGACCGCGGCCGGTGCGCCCGGCGTTCCCGCGGGAACGCCGGCCGGTCCCGCGGCGGCCCGGTCCCGTCGGCACCGCGTGGCAGCATGGCCCCGTGGCACCCAGCGCAGCAGCACCGCCCGCACCGACGTCGCGGCTGCGCATCGTGGCCGGCGAGGAGGAGCTGCTCCGGGCCCGCGCCGTGTCCGCGGTCCGGGCCGCGGTGCGCGAGCAGCACGCCGACAGCGAGGAGCACGAGCTGGCCGCGGCCGGCCTCCCGATCGGTGA
- a CDS encoding histidine phosphatase family protein, with translation MTAGPLAPPVRRLLVWRHGRTEWNAHGRFQGQLDPPLDDEGRAQAARTAPHLAAVLHDQDVVLVSSDLQRAVDTAGALAPLLGVPVHVDERLREHGLGSWEGLTRDEVAERHPGQYEDWLAGRPVPGRGGEAQAEVAARALAAVADLPRAATAVLVTHGGTAGRLVEALLGLGLEHKRIFGPLGNCHWSELAFQASGWRLMRHNLYVPAAGQLEGGRRPASDRGSFPGPSATDVPDAPRSGATPEEAPPAPVEDADAAG, from the coding sequence GTGACCGCGGGCCCCCTGGCCCCGCCGGTCCGCCGGCTCCTCGTGTGGCGGCACGGGCGCACCGAGTGGAACGCCCACGGGCGCTTCCAGGGGCAGCTCGACCCGCCGCTGGACGACGAGGGCCGGGCGCAGGCGGCGCGGACCGCCCCGCACCTGGCCGCCGTGCTGCACGACCAGGACGTCGTGCTGGTCTCCAGCGACCTGCAGCGGGCGGTCGACACCGCCGGCGCGCTGGCGCCGCTGCTCGGTGTGCCGGTGCACGTCGACGAGCGGCTGCGGGAGCACGGCCTGGGCAGCTGGGAGGGCCTGACCCGCGACGAGGTCGCCGAGCGCCACCCCGGGCAGTACGAGGACTGGCTGGCCGGGCGCCCGGTGCCCGGACGCGGCGGCGAGGCGCAGGCCGAGGTGGCCGCGCGGGCGCTGGCCGCCGTCGCGGACCTGCCGAGGGCGGCCACGGCGGTGCTGGTGACCCACGGTGGCACGGCCGGCCGGCTGGTCGAGGCGCTGCTCGGGCTCGGGCTGGAGCACAAGCGGATCTTCGGGCCGCTGGGGAACTGCCACTGGAGCGAGCTGGCGTTCCAGGCCTCCGGGTGGCGGCTGATGCGGCACAACCTGTACGTGCCCGCCGCCGGGCAGCTGGAGGGCGGCCGCCGCCCGGCGAGCGACCGCGGCTCGTTCCCGGGACCGTCGGCCACCGACGTGCCCGACGCACCCCGGTCCGGTGCCACGCCGGAGGAGGCGCCGCCGGCCCCGGTCGAGGACGCCGATGCCGCCGGCTGA
- a CDS encoding DegV family protein, translated as MPPADPAHPAVAVVTDSTAYLPADVVDRYRIEVVPLYVVLAGRSGREGSEVSSAEVARSLGTRGGHVSTSRPTPGDFVAVYRRLLDRGATRIVSVHLSKELSGTWDAARVAAGQVGEHLVTVLDSRSAAMGTGFAVLAAARAATAGSTAEEAADAARDTAAATRTFFVVDTLEHLRRGGRIGAAAALLGSALAVKPVLHVVDGQVVPLERVRTSGRALNRLVQRAVDVAGDRPVSAAVHHLAAADRAQRLAEQLTARLPGLRELHVSELGAAVGAHVGPGAVGVVIDPTPRAEPAPPPPDDAGRGPGED; from the coding sequence ATGCCGCCGGCTGACCCGGCGCACCCGGCCGTCGCGGTCGTCACCGACTCCACCGCCTACCTCCCGGCGGACGTGGTGGACCGCTACCGCATCGAGGTCGTGCCGCTCTACGTCGTCCTCGCCGGCCGGTCCGGGCGGGAGGGCAGCGAGGTCAGCTCGGCGGAGGTGGCGCGGTCGCTGGGCACCCGGGGCGGGCACGTCTCGACCTCCCGGCCGACGCCCGGTGACTTCGTCGCCGTCTACCGCCGGCTGCTCGACCGCGGCGCCACCCGGATCGTCTCGGTGCACCTGTCCAAGGAGCTCTCCGGCACCTGGGACGCCGCCCGCGTGGCGGCCGGCCAGGTGGGGGAGCACCTGGTCACGGTGCTGGACTCCCGCTCGGCGGCGATGGGGACCGGCTTCGCGGTGCTCGCCGCCGCTCGCGCCGCAACCGCCGGGAGCACCGCGGAGGAGGCCGCCGACGCCGCCCGGGACACCGCGGCCGCCACCCGCACGTTCTTCGTCGTCGACACCCTTGAGCACCTGCGCCGGGGCGGCCGGATCGGCGCGGCCGCGGCCCTGCTGGGCAGCGCCCTGGCCGTGAAGCCGGTGCTGCACGTCGTCGACGGCCAGGTGGTGCCGCTCGAGCGGGTGCGGACGTCGGGTCGGGCGCTGAACCGGCTCGTGCAGCGGGCCGTCGACGTGGCCGGTGACCGGCCGGTCTCCGCGGCGGTGCACCACCTCGCCGCCGCGGACCGCGCGCAGCGGCTCGCCGAGCAGCTCACCGCCCGGCTGCCCGGGCTGCGGGAGCTGCACGTCAGCGAGCTCGGCGCTGCCGTGGGTGCGCACGTCGGGCCGGGCGCGGTCGGGGTGGTCATCGACCCCACGCCCCGGGCGGAGCCGGCCCCGCCGCCGCCCGACGACGCCGGACGCGGACCCGGCGAGGACTGA
- the rsfS gene encoding ribosome silencing factor, whose amino-acid sequence MTASAEARETALIAAQAAADKLATDVSILDVSDRLAITDAFVLTSAPNERQVQSIVDAVEESLREHGVKPVRREGVAEGRWVLLDFVDVVVHVQHTEERAYYALERLWKDCPVIPFTDRDAPPAASAPAPSSDDASDDDRTADAAVDAGPGETDR is encoded by the coding sequence ATGACCGCCTCGGCCGAGGCACGTGAGACCGCGCTGATCGCAGCGCAGGCCGCAGCCGACAAGCTCGCCACCGACGTCTCGATCCTCGACGTCAGCGACCGACTGGCGATCACCGACGCCTTCGTGCTGACCTCGGCGCCGAACGAGCGCCAGGTCCAGTCCATCGTCGACGCCGTCGAGGAGAGCCTCCGCGAGCACGGCGTCAAGCCGGTGCGCCGCGAGGGCGTCGCCGAGGGGCGCTGGGTGCTGCTGGACTTCGTCGACGTCGTGGTGCACGTCCAGCACACCGAGGAGCGCGCCTACTACGCCCTCGAGCGGTTGTGGAAGGACTGCCCGGTCATCCCGTTCACCGACCGGGACGCACCGCCCGCCGCCTCCGCTCCCGCCCCGAGCTCCGACGACGCGTCCGACGACGACCGCACCGCCGACGCCGCGGTGGACGCGGGACCGGGCGAGACCGACCGGTGA
- the rpsT gene encoding 30S ribosomal protein S20: MANIKSQIKRIKTNEIARQRNVAVKSALKTSVRRFRTAADAGDKEAATTALQVASKALDKAASKGVIHKNQAANRKSALAKKVAGL, translated from the coding sequence GTGGCGAACATCAAGTCCCAGATCAAGCGGATCAAGACCAACGAGATCGCGCGCCAGCGCAACGTCGCGGTCAAGTCCGCCCTGAAGACGTCGGTCCGGCGTTTCCGCACGGCCGCCGACGCCGGGGACAAGGAGGCGGCCACGACCGCGCTCCAGGTCGCCAGCAAGGCGCTGGACAAGGCCGCCAGCAAGGGCGTCATCCACAAGAACCAGGCGGCGAACCGCAAGTCGGCGCTGGCCAAGAAGGTCGCCGGCCTCTGA
- a CDS encoding vWA domain-containing protein — MSAPVPPTAVEPGGLAGHLDGFVRAVREAGVPVGISQAVDAAEVLTVVDLLDREQLRHGLAAVLLRRAAQRPAFDVLFDLWWPLTDRPLPEGDEASDDQAEDGDAADGPLPVGDPGALTEAMRAELLRLLTEGDPEALRRFARLAVDQLGAGAPSPSGQSFFSYRVLRALSPDTLVAQLLAGLLGDADRGGLAEQVARQTARERIAAFRTAVEAEVRRRTAAEKGRDKVARNAVRPLADQVDFLRAQQSDLAELRRTVAPLARRLAAKLSARRRLGREGRLDFRRTVRASLATGGMPLVTHHRPRVVHKPELVVLCDVSGSVAGFSHFTLMLAQALREHFSGVRAFAFVDSTDEVTRFFTPGADVVDAIARIGREADVVGFDGHSDYGNALEVFAERWPGAVGPKTSLLVLGDGRTNYRQPGLPTLADLVRRSRSAHWLNPEPRRLWGSGDSAADRYREVIPMVEVRTAAQLADFVTTL; from the coding sequence ATGTCCGCGCCGGTACCGCCCACCGCGGTGGAGCCCGGGGGGCTCGCCGGGCACCTGGACGGCTTCGTCCGCGCGGTCCGCGAGGCCGGGGTCCCGGTCGGGATCAGCCAGGCGGTGGACGCCGCCGAGGTGCTCACCGTCGTCGACCTGCTCGACCGGGAGCAGCTGCGGCACGGCCTGGCCGCGGTGCTGCTCCGGCGGGCCGCGCAGCGGCCGGCCTTCGACGTGCTGTTCGACCTGTGGTGGCCGCTGACCGACCGGCCGCTGCCCGAGGGCGACGAGGCGTCCGACGACCAGGCCGAGGACGGCGACGCCGCGGACGGCCCGCTGCCGGTGGGCGACCCGGGCGCGCTGACCGAGGCGATGCGCGCCGAGCTGCTGCGGCTGCTCACCGAGGGCGACCCGGAGGCGCTGCGCCGGTTCGCCCGGCTCGCCGTGGACCAGCTGGGCGCCGGGGCGCCCTCGCCGTCGGGGCAGTCGTTCTTCAGCTACCGCGTGCTGCGGGCGCTGTCGCCGGACACCCTGGTCGCCCAGCTGCTGGCCGGGCTGCTCGGCGACGCCGACCGCGGTGGGCTGGCCGAGCAGGTGGCCCGGCAGACCGCGAGGGAGCGGATCGCCGCGTTCCGGACCGCGGTCGAGGCCGAGGTGCGCCGCCGGACCGCCGCGGAGAAGGGGCGGGACAAGGTCGCCCGCAACGCCGTCCGGCCGCTGGCCGACCAGGTCGACTTCCTCCGCGCCCAGCAGTCCGACCTCGCCGAGCTGCGCCGGACCGTCGCGCCGCTGGCCCGCCGGCTGGCGGCCAAGCTCTCCGCCCGCCGGCGGCTGGGCCGGGAGGGGCGGCTGGACTTCCGGCGGACCGTGCGGGCCTCGCTGGCCACCGGTGGCATGCCGCTGGTGACCCACCACCGGCCCCGGGTGGTGCACAAGCCGGAGCTGGTCGTGCTGTGCGACGTCAGCGGCTCGGTCGCCGGGTTCAGCCACTTCACGCTGATGCTCGCCCAGGCGTTGCGGGAGCACTTCAGCGGCGTGCGGGCGTTCGCGTTCGTCGACTCGACCGACGAGGTCACCCGGTTCTTCACCCCGGGCGCCGACGTCGTCGACGCGATCGCCCGGATCGGCCGGGAGGCCGACGTCGTCGGCTTCGACGGGCACAGCGACTACGGCAACGCCCTAGAGGTCTTCGCGGAGCGGTGGCCCGGGGCCGTCGGACCGAAGACGTCGCTGCTGGTGCTCGGCGACGGGCGCACCAACTACCGCCAGCCCGGCCTGCCCACCCTGGCCGACCTGGTCCGGCGGTCGCGGTCGGCGCACTGGCTCAACCCCGAGCCGCGACGGCTGTGGGGGAGCGGCGACTCCGCCGCCGACCGCTACCGCGAGGTCATCCCGATGGTCGAGGTGCGCACCGCCGCCCAGCTCGCGGACTTCGTCACCACCCTCTGA
- a CDS encoding RBBP9/YdeN family alpha/beta hydrolase: protein MPTPDRRFLVLHGWQNRRPVGHWQWQLTEALRADGETALYPQFPAPDQPSLASWTELLRAELAQLGGGERVVVAHSLGCWLWLAVAGSLTPEERVDRVLLVAPPSAEVLTGYPEVAEFALVPQDRHALARAAGSTRLAAADDDPYCPGGAAAAFAALGLDTDVLPGAAHLDLDAGYGRWPAVEAWCRDPATRLTPRS from the coding sequence GTGCCGACTCCCGACCGCCGCTTCCTGGTGCTGCACGGCTGGCAGAACCGGCGCCCGGTCGGGCACTGGCAGTGGCAGCTGACCGAGGCGCTGCGTGCCGATGGGGAGACCGCGCTCTACCCGCAGTTCCCCGCACCCGACCAGCCGTCGCTGGCCTCGTGGACCGAGCTGCTGCGGGCCGAGCTGGCCCAGCTCGGCGGCGGTGAGCGGGTCGTGGTCGCGCACTCGCTCGGGTGCTGGCTGTGGCTCGCGGTGGCCGGCAGCCTGACCCCGGAGGAGCGCGTCGACCGGGTGCTGCTGGTCGCCCCGCCGTCGGCGGAGGTGCTGACCGGGTACCCCGAGGTCGCGGAGTTCGCCCTCGTGCCGCAGGACCGGCACGCGCTGGCCCGGGCGGCGGGCAGCACCCGGCTGGCCGCGGCCGACGACGACCCGTACTGCCCCGGCGGCGCGGCCGCCGCCTTCGCCGCGCTCGGGCTGGACACCGACGTGCTGCCCGGCGCCGCCCACCTCGACCTGGACGCCGGCTACGGGCGGTGGCCCGCTGTGGAGGCCTGGTGCCGGGACCCGGCGACCCGGCTGACGCCGCGGAGCTGA
- the holA gene encoding DNA polymerase III subunit delta — translation MREQHADSEEHELAAAGLPIGDLAEVLAPSLFGGHRLVVVTGVHEAAGALADQLISYTKDPDPELTLVVVHNGGKRNEALLKAFRAAGAAVDDCPKISSAGERIAFVRNEVRHAGGRITPDAATALLEAVGNDLRNLSAAASQLVSDFGGVVDADAVARFHRGQAEVTGFTVAERVLVGDSAGSIEMLRWALDRGVAHVLIADALADGVRTAARVASLNTTNTGDLARQLKLPPWKVKKAQSQARGWTIDALQQAIGVAAELNADVKGAAASADYALERAVRRIVAIRAAGAAGRGERLRSGR, via the coding sequence GTGCGCGAGCAGCACGCCGACAGCGAGGAGCACGAGCTGGCCGCGGCCGGCCTCCCGATCGGTGACCTGGCCGAGGTGCTCGCACCCTCGCTGTTCGGCGGCCACCGGCTGGTCGTCGTCACCGGGGTGCACGAGGCCGCCGGCGCCCTGGCCGACCAGCTCATCAGCTACACCAAGGACCCCGACCCGGAGCTCACGCTGGTCGTCGTGCACAACGGCGGCAAGCGCAACGAGGCGCTGCTCAAGGCGTTCCGGGCGGCCGGGGCGGCGGTCGACGACTGCCCCAAGATCAGCTCGGCGGGGGAGCGGATCGCCTTCGTGCGCAACGAGGTCCGGCACGCCGGCGGCCGGATCACCCCGGATGCGGCCACCGCGCTGCTCGAGGCGGTCGGCAACGACCTGCGCAACCTCTCCGCGGCGGCGAGTCAGCTGGTCTCGGACTTCGGCGGGGTCGTCGACGCCGACGCGGTCGCCCGGTTCCACCGCGGGCAGGCCGAGGTCACCGGCTTCACCGTCGCCGAGCGGGTGCTGGTCGGGGACTCGGCCGGGTCGATCGAGATGCTGCGCTGGGCGCTGGACCGCGGGGTCGCGCACGTGCTCATCGCCGATGCGCTCGCCGACGGGGTGCGCACCGCGGCCCGGGTCGCCTCGCTCAACACCACCAACACCGGCGACCTCGCCCGCCAGCTCAAGCTGCCGCCGTGGAAGGTCAAGAAGGCGCAGAGCCAGGCGCGCGGCTGGACCATCGACGCCCTGCAGCAGGCGATCGGGGTGGCCGCCGAGCTCAACGCCGACGTCAAGGGCGCCGCCGCCAGCGCGGACTACGCGCTGGAACGGGCCGTCCGCCGGATCGTGGCGATCCGCGCCGCCGGCGCGGCCGGTCGCGGGGAACGGCTCCGCTCGGGTCGCTGA
- a CDS encoding ComEA family DNA-binding protein: protein MIRARLRALLAEGERTRGWVPDDDLTGGPPPADEEPDDDPDDDPDDDPDDADEPDVALPASLGRHRAPGRTARLDPGRPGAWALWAAAVLAALAVLGWTWLDRPVVDQVPAASTAAATATATAAPTTAPAPASDTPEPSGTQAAVVVSVVGQVGSPGLVTLPAGARVADALAAAGGLLPGADPAAVNAAAVLGDGQQIAVGVPGAAAPAGGAPGATVPGAATVGARLDLNSATAADLDALPGIGPVLAQRIVDHRSTNGPFTSVDQLDDVSGIGPAVLADLTDRVRV, encoded by the coding sequence GTGATCCGTGCGAGGTTGCGTGCGCTGCTGGCGGAGGGCGAGCGGACCCGGGGCTGGGTGCCCGACGACGACCTGACCGGCGGGCCGCCGCCGGCCGACGAGGAGCCGGACGACGACCCGGACGACGACCCGGACGACGACCCGGATGACGCCGACGAGCCCGACGTCGCGCTGCCGGCCTCGCTGGGCCGGCACCGCGCTCCCGGTCGGACCGCCCGGCTGGACCCCGGCCGGCCGGGCGCGTGGGCGCTGTGGGCCGCCGCCGTCCTCGCCGCGCTCGCCGTCCTCGGCTGGACGTGGCTCGACCGGCCGGTGGTGGACCAGGTCCCGGCCGCCTCGACGGCAGCGGCGACGGCGACGGCGACGGCGGCGCCGACGACCGCCCCGGCACCGGCGTCGGACACCCCGGAGCCCTCCGGGACGCAGGCCGCCGTCGTCGTCTCCGTGGTCGGGCAGGTCGGCTCTCCCGGGCTGGTGACACTGCCGGCGGGGGCGCGGGTGGCCGACGCCCTGGCCGCTGCCGGTGGGCTGCTGCCCGGGGCCGACCCGGCGGCGGTCAACGCGGCGGCCGTGCTGGGTGACGGCCAGCAGATCGCGGTCGGGGTCCCCGGAGCCGCAGCCCCGGCCGGGGGAGCACCGGGCGCCACCGTGCCCGGCGCGGCCACCGTCGGCGCGCGGCTGGACCTCAACTCCGCCACGGCGGCCGACCTGGACGCCCTGCCCGGCATCGGCCCCGTCCTCGCCCAGCGGATCGTCGACCACCGCAGCACCAACGGTCCCTTCACCAGCGTCGACCAGCTGGACGACGTCAGCGGCATCGGGCCGGCGGTCCTCGCCGACCTCACCGACCGGGTGCGGGTCTGA